The DNA window TATACATGCCCTTAAACATAATCAACTTTTTGCATAATATGCCTGTAGAAAATAgagattatatatattttatccttATATTCttagaataatataattttctatatacatttaatttAGCCATTGTATTTATACTTTTATATATCGAGTATTTTCACTTAATTTATTCAGGATTCTGCATTTATgagtttaatttttaattttcataattaattCCAGTCCCATATAATTATTCATgctcatataatttttcttattaaaatCAAAACATTACATATAACTGAATATATTgcaattaattatataatggaaatattttacttgattttttcttattttatacTGTGCCATAAGTAATGTTATATCTATCATGAGACGAATTTAAATTTGCAtcattattctttttaaaaaatgctacaTTTTCCCTACTTTCtatattgttttttataCTTCCACTTATGTATTTTGAATGAAACCATTTTTCCAAGTGGGgtaaactaaaaaaaaaaaataataatattatatatcaataaataatttatttaataagggaaggaaatgtaaatatattcttctaaaaatgttcacttttttaaattaaaggCATACCAACCTTATATGTTAATCCCAAGAGAGAAAATATTCCTGCCATTATTCCAGTTACTGCTGTTGTAGTAATAGTCATAGAACAACTGAAGAAATTTTCAATATCTTTAGAATCTAATGTTGGTATATTcccatattttgtttttatatcaGTTAGTtgtgaataattttctttaaaattttcacaatCTTTCTTATCATCAGAAGTGCTTAGTTGTCTATTATTTTCAAGATTTTTACATGctgatttatatattttaatacaaTTCGATATATAACGTTTGAAACTACAATCATCCGATTCAATTTTCTCTTTGTAAATTTCCTTTAATATTTCAatattatcattaaatataCCTAACATTACTAAATTTTCTGGTTCAAAAAGTTCTTTATTGAAAGTGTAATAAGGACAGACagatatttcttttttttc is part of the Plasmodium cynomolgi strain B DNA, scaffold: 1195, whole genome shotgun sequence genome and encodes:
- a CDS encoding hypothetical protein (putative), which produces IPKLSNEQKNVCKNLYRNLKLLYSGSSEESDKYCNNINNWLYYETKEDNVSDDTITRIFDALNGTIEKKEISVCPYYTFNKELFEPENLVMLGIFNDNIEILKEIYKEKIESDDCSFKRYISNCIKIYKSACKNLENNRQLSTSDDKKDCENFKENYSQLTDIKTKYGNIPTLDSKDIENFFSCSMTITTTAVTGIMAGIFSLLGLTYKVGMPLI